In the Paraburkholderia caribensis genome, one interval contains:
- a CDS encoding GMC family oxidoreductase: MDYDYIVVGAGSAGCVTASRLVREHQARVLLIETGPPAKSALIRMPAGTFKMLFGGSPFIKRYVSSSQPSLDGRTVTIPQGNVVGGGSSVNAMAYTRGSRADYERWFTATGDSGWSWHGLLPYFKKQEGNQRFDNVAHGSDGPLKVSDSLYTVEVADRFVRAMQRQGVPFSPDFNAGSLRGVGYMQTTTYNGQRCSAADAFLNPVLDNPKLSLITGAQVERVLFEGDLAVGVEYRIRGKLVQARASGEVILCAGAFATPKLLMLSGIGPAEHLREHGLNVRVDSPGVGENLQDHNVAVVSMSTHGQYGYFGEDRGFRALRNALQYAAFRNGPIASNGAETMAFVNLVEPDGEPDLQLYCVGVMWPDPQGPKPTYGMTLMANLVRPRSRGTVRLKSSMPSDDTVVSPNWLQDVSDRDRLIGAIRYLRRLASTEPLASIINEEVGPGLSVQSDDELLDYLKRTTDSNYHPVGTCRMGRDGDPMSVLTPDLKVKGVTGLRVFDASMMPHIISSNTNATVMAVADRGVDVMMGQARSSPNLDSTAVAARV; this comes from the coding sequence ATGGACTACGACTACATAGTGGTTGGCGCCGGCAGCGCGGGTTGTGTGACGGCGAGCCGGCTCGTTCGCGAACACCAGGCAAGAGTGCTTCTGATAGAAACCGGTCCACCCGCGAAGAGCGCTTTGATTCGCATGCCTGCCGGAACATTCAAAATGCTCTTTGGCGGAAGTCCGTTCATAAAGCGCTATGTCTCATCGAGTCAGCCGTCATTAGACGGACGCACGGTCACGATTCCCCAAGGGAATGTCGTTGGCGGAGGCAGCTCGGTGAATGCTATGGCGTATACAAGGGGATCGCGCGCCGACTACGAGCGTTGGTTCACTGCGACAGGCGATTCGGGGTGGAGCTGGCATGGGTTGCTTCCATATTTCAAGAAGCAGGAAGGAAATCAGCGGTTCGACAATGTAGCCCACGGATCTGATGGACCGCTGAAAGTTTCAGACTCCCTCTACACCGTAGAAGTGGCCGACCGTTTTGTTCGTGCCATGCAGCGTCAAGGGGTACCGTTCTCACCGGACTTCAATGCCGGGAGTTTGCGTGGCGTCGGCTACATGCAAACGACAACTTATAACGGGCAACGATGCAGCGCCGCCGATGCATTTCTTAATCCTGTATTGGATAACCCAAAACTGTCTCTGATAACAGGAGCACAGGTCGAGCGAGTTCTGTTCGAGGGCGATCTCGCGGTAGGTGTTGAATATCGGATACGGGGGAAGCTGGTACAGGCGCGAGCATCAGGTGAAGTGATTCTGTGTGCGGGGGCTTTTGCGACCCCGAAACTTCTGATGTTATCCGGCATTGGGCCAGCGGAACATTTGAGGGAGCATGGACTGAATGTGCGAGTCGATTCACCTGGTGTTGGTGAGAACCTGCAAGACCACAACGTCGCGGTAGTTTCGATGAGCACGCACGGTCAATACGGATACTTTGGTGAAGATCGTGGGTTTCGGGCGCTACGCAATGCTCTCCAGTACGCCGCTTTCCGTAATGGGCCCATCGCGTCAAATGGCGCCGAGACGATGGCATTCGTCAATCTTGTCGAACCGGATGGAGAGCCGGACCTGCAACTATATTGCGTGGGGGTAATGTGGCCTGATCCGCAAGGTCCGAAGCCGACGTACGGCATGACCCTAATGGCTAACCTCGTACGACCGCGTTCTCGCGGCACAGTGCGCCTCAAGTCTTCCATGCCGTCGGATGACACAGTCGTTAGTCCCAACTGGCTACAGGACGTGTCGGATAGGGATCGGCTCATTGGAGCAATCCGGTATCTGCGTCGTCTGGCATCAACGGAGCCACTTGCGTCGATCATAAATGAAGAAGTAGGGCCGGGGCTGAGCGTTCAGTCAGACGATGAACTACTTGACTACCTGAAGCGAACCACTGACTCCAACTACCATCCCGTAGGGACATGCAGAATGGGGCGCGATGGTGATCCAATGTCGGTTTTAACTCCAGATCTGAAAGTCAAAGGAGTAACGGGGCTGCGAGTATTTGATGCTTCAATGATGCCGCATATCATCAGTTCAAATACCAATGCAACGGTAATGGCCGTTGCCGATCGAGGGGTCGATGTAATGATGGGACAGGCCCGCTCTTCACCGAATCTCGATAGCACTGCGGTTGCGGCGCGTGTGTGA